A segment of the Sphingobacterium oryzagri genome:
TTCGCTTGATCGAAGATGGCATCAACCCGTAACGCAGACAACTCGCTTGTTTTAAACGCCAAGCCGAGCGACGTGTTAAACTTGTTGTATTGCGAGTGCCGCACCTCTTCGCCATCGCCAGCATAATAATTGCCAGCTGTACGAAACGACATGCTCGCATCAGCAGCAAAGTTGTTCGTCGAGTATGCGACATTGCCTAAATTAAAGATTTGCTGATTATTGGCCTCAAATCCGGCTTGGTAAGCTCCCGCCCATTTTTGCGGACTGCCGAAAGGTGTATTTTTACGCTTCAAATCAACACTTCCAGCTACTGTAGCGCCATGCATCGACCCGGCCTGCCCGGAATTTATGCTCACGGCGGCAAGATTGTTACTTTCTACGTAAGAGGTAACGGGATCCATTTTATCGGTACACGCACCAAAAATATGCATACCGTCGATGGTCAGGTTGGCGCGTTCCGCTCCCATATTGTTCAACAACGGCTCCCAGGCATATGCGCCACGTTTGATAAAACTAATCTGTTCGGAAGAAGCCAAATATTCATCTACAGAAACGGCCATCTTAATCGCTGTTGTTATTTTTTTCTTACGCAGCCCATCCACACTTACGGCATCAATATTCCTTACGCTATCCGGCTTTACCAATTCATCCTGTGCTGCGGCAGACAAGCAAACGGACAGCAACACGCATCCTAACGTTACTTTCTTCATAGCGCTTAAAATAGGATGTCGATAAAGAGCTCACTTTTCACGCCTTGTACGCCCGGTGTAAAATCATCGGGAACAATCGTGCCTTTCACCATTTGCCCCTGTTGATTTAACAGGATAAAATTCAACGTCCAGTTGCCGGTCATGGTGTAATTAACCACGCCCTGGTAAAAGCCGTTGCTGCTTTGTGTCAGATCTTGATTGTTGGGTGATGAATGATTTCCCATAGAAGGCTCGGGCATACGCGGATCCAATCGCAATGTATATGCGTTGACTTCACGATAGGTAAGATGCGTAACATCTGCGCCATTCTTATCTAAAATGCGTTCCGTTTGTTCTGATCCATTATTGCGCCTGTAGATTCCTGCCAGCAACTTATTTTCAGCAACCTGCGGTTTTTGTGGCGACACCAGTGCGATAATATACCGCGTGCCGTCTTTTCCCACAAAGCTGGTCATATTCAGATTTTTATTAGGCTGCGATTGTACCACAATAGGCTGTTCGGCAAACACTCGCTGGTTACCGCTCGCTACGCCAAGCTGGAGTTGCCAGGTCTTTGTCGCATCGGATGCTTCAGTAAACACCACATAGCCTTCATAGTATCCGGCTGAAGCGTGGCGAATCAAGGTATTCCGATGTGGGCAGGAGCTATCTGTTGCTAAACCAGCTGTAGACAGCAAAGGCAGAAAGGAAACCGACAAAGCCGTGTCAGCACCGCTCTGTAAAGGATCGATTTTGACACGAATGGCATTGTAGCCTTGATAAAGCGTGCCGTTGAGCGCCTCCAAATGCACACGGTAATTTCCCGCGGTGAATACGGTCACTTCTTCAAATTCAACGTATTCCGTTACTTCCTCCGCAAGTTCGGCTTCGTAATCTGTCTTTTCTTTTGTACACGCGCCAAATAAGGCTGCGAATACCACAAGAAATAGGGTTATTCTTTTCATGAATTGCAATAATGTATAAGAAACATAGGGAAATCAGCAGCAAGGTAATCACCTGTTTGGTGGCTGTGCGAAGGATGTAGTCCTACCGAACCACAACTTATCGCTCGCAGCTACCCACGTGAAGTAATTTGTGAAAGCAAGTTGACATGGAAGCCCATTAGCCAATTATGAAATCGCGGTAAAAAAACGACGATAACGGCTAAAAAAGCGGCTTCAAGCTATCCTCGTTTGCGCCTTTAGCAGCGTAACTCGGCAAAAAGCCCTGCTTTAAAAAAACTGCTGGTAAGAAAAAATTTATGCGATTGGCGGACGAAAAACAGGATCGTGGTGATTGAACCTGTACGATGTCATGTATGGAGAGAAATGTGCGATAAAAACAACGTCATCTATTAAAGATGGCGTAAACGTTACCATTTCTTTGTGTAGGTAAAGCGAACTATATTCGTAAACAACTAGATTTTTCTTGGCTTCTTTCTTTTCGTCTTCCCGGATTTTCTTCATAAGCACACACTGCCCATCACAATGCAATTCGGGTCTATCTTTGTTAATACATTTAGCGATGTAGTCAGGCAGGTGAATTTCATATTCCAGCGTCATCACCGTCCGGTAAAAAGACTGTAATGTCAAAGCGAGCAATAAAGAATATGTAAAAAAAATTCTCAAATCTACACTGTCTGTCGTTAACAATGGCCAAATATACAGAAAGAATTGTTCCTTGAATGCCTAATTTTTATATTTTTTTAACTTCTTGGCAATTTTAGCCGCAATAACGACAGTAAGCAAACCTGCCACACAACGTTCAAGAACAGACAGTACCTGTTACATGTAGCCTTAAAAAAAGAGGCTGTCCAAAAAGCTAATCGATTAACTTCAAAATGCGTCATCGCGAGGAAGTATGACGAAGCAATCTGCATTTTTATTGGATAAGATTGCTTCGTCGTCGTTCCTCCTTCTCGCAATGAACGAAATTTAATCACTTTTTAGACACCTTCATATGCTTACTGCGCAAACTTAGTGGTTAAAACCTAAATCCTAAAGAGAAAGAACCGGTATTAAAAATATTACCGAAGTTGTTGGCGTTGAGATAAAAACTGGTACCGGAATTTTCACTGTTGATTTTGTATGTAGTGAAACCAAGCACATGCGTAAAGGTATAAGCAATAGATAGATTTTTAGTTATAAAAAAATTAGCGCCAATTCCAGCATTTGCACCAAACTGCTTCTGATCGTAACCACCAGTATACGGGAAATTCTCATCTTTCAATACGTCAAGTTTCTGATAAGTAGACTCCAATCCTGTAAAAATTTTAAATCGAGAACCTAAATCCAGAAAATAGTAACGTCCGAATGCGCCAAGCGTAAAAAACTCCTGCCCTAAAGAAACCGAAGTTGCCGTTGGCTTACTTTCATACGTTTGCTTTCCGTAACCGCCCATCAATCCCACGGCCCACTTATCGGACAAAAAGTAGCCTATTTGCGGATTAAAACTTAGCGAGACGACTTTATCATAATTTTGCATACCGCCTTCGTCCGAACTTGCACGGAAAGAGCCCTCTATTAAGAAATCTCCCTTTTTAAACCCATATTCCTGCGCTTTGGCCGCGCCGCAAAAGCAAAGTATCAATACTGATGTATATAATATATTTTTCATAAAATTTGACAAAAAGTGGTTGGATTATAATTTAAAGGTTAGTGAAAAGAAGCCGCTCTGAAGGAAATTACTGAATGAGTTTAGGTTAACCCGAAAGCGCTTTGTTGCATCAGCATTGTCCAGGTCTGGTCTATCCGTATCAAAGGAAATTAAGTCGGTAAACGAATAGCCAATAGCCACACGACGCGTAAGGAAATAATTCGCACCTATTCCAGCGTTTGCGCCGTAGCGATTTATACGCGCATCGACCAAGTCATAGTTTTCATTTCGGTCGAAGCCGTAATATGCTCCAAGCTCTGTAAACGTTTTGAACCGCTCGCCTAAATCCCAAAAGTAGTAGCGACCAAAACCACCGAAACGATAGCGATGAGCAGAACTTTTCACCGATGACATATTCTCATATAAAGAGGCTGTCCGCGATAACTCATATCCCAAATCGACACCGAGCACCCATTTATCCGCTACAAAATATCCTGCTTTTGGACGAAGGGCAAGATTGGTCATCGTCAGTTTGGAGGCTGATAATTCATATTCTCTTTTTAAGGTGTTGAGGCTAACATTTCCTTCCAGCAGGATATCTCCTTTTTGGAAGCCAAATTCTTGCGCATACGAGAGCGTAGATAAACCAGCCAGCGCGGTTAACGTAAGTAAAATTTTCTTCATGAATTTGTATTTTTATTTAGATAAATAACAGGCTCGAAGATATAACAATATTAATAAATAGGCGCATACACAGCATGATTTTTAATATTATTTAACACGCTATGGAATAAAATGATCGCTACCGGTATTTTCTTACATACAAACGCAAAAAAAGTAGCGCAAAAATATTTTGCGCTACGTCGGTAATTGCGTTCAAATTAATGAGGGCTATCTGGGCAGTTTTTCCGGTCGGTGCATGCGATATTTTGTAGCCGTGATACTATGCAAAAAGGCTTCCAAATCCTGAATCTCCGCTTTGGTCAGATTTAATTTACGCATTAACGGATCCGTTATCGGGTAAAGCGGATCTGCCGCTTTTTGCTCGGCGGTAGCGGAATTCATTTGCATCCCGCTGTTATACATATTAAGCAAACCTGTCATGTTCCAAAAAAGACCGTTGTGCATCCACGGATCGGTATTCATAACATCGCGCAGGGAGGGCGTACGAAATTTACCTACATCTTCGGCTTCCTGCGTCACCTGATAACGACCTAAATCTTGATATTTCCTTTTATAATAAGTCAATCCGATATTGTGAAAACCTTCGTCGGTAAAAAACTGTCCGTGATGACAGTTCATGCATCGCGCCTTGGTACGAAACAAATGCAATCCGTGAAGCTCGTTGTCAGACAATGCATTGTAATTTCCATCCAAAAACTCATCAAACCGGCTCCGCCTGCTGGCTAAAGTGCGCTGAAAAGCCGCTAAGGCCTGCATGATTTCGGGCATCGAAAATGTGCTATCGCCGTATGCGGCGGCAAACAGATCGCGGTAACCGGCTATCGCTTTAAGTTTAGGCACCAACTGTGTGAGGTTCATGTTCATCTCATGGTGGGCTTCAATGGGCGACAGCGCCTGTTCTTCTAACGAGTTTGCGCGGCCATCCCAAAAAAGCGTGGTGCGAGCGTAGACGTTAAGCAATGATGGCGTATTTCGTGTACCTTCCAGGTGATCGTTGCCTACCGGCACCGTGAGTTTATCTGCCCAGGATGTCTGAGGATTATGACAGGAGCTGCAGGAAATTTGATTGGAGCCGGAAAGTATGGGATCAAAAAACAACAATTTACCTAAAACAACTTGCGGCGATTCCATTATCTTAAAATAGTTGCTATCTACTTTCGGCAAAGCCTTAAATTCTGCCCATGCCACACCCGAATCAATTGTAGGCTTTGGCCATTCTGCTACAGGACGCCCATATAGCTCTCGCCAGTGTTCTTCTTGTCGATAAAAAAAAGACGACAGCAAGATGGTCCCTGCGATCAATATAAAAACCACACCTTTTCTCATACTCTATTTGTATTAAATAACGAAACGTGTTTAACCTCCACCCCACTCCAATGGAGGAACACCTTATAAATAAAAACTTAAACCCGCTTTTGCTTGAAAATTGTTGCCGCTGTATAGCGTTGTACCCGGAAATATATCACCCCGATAGCGGAACGGCTTCGTAACATTAGCCTCCACAAAAAAACCAAGCGGCGATTTTGTCCAAAGTTTGCTCGTCAAAAACGTCAATCGCGATGCAATCGACATTGACTTCACAGCATAATAATAGTACTCGGGATACGCTATACCCAGCGAAAAACTGTTGATTTGTGTTGCTGGAATAACCAGGCTATTGCGCAGCGGCAAGCGCAACGACGGATTTAACTGCAAGCGCAAACGTTCGCGTCTATTCCATATACGCGTTACTGAAAAAGGCAGCGCAAAGGTGAGCCACTGCCGCTCGGCGTAATGACTTGATGCAGCATCATCGCGTTCATCATAAGCCGCGTTTACGTTTAGCCCAAGCGCTATCGGCCAGGCAGATTGTTCCTGAAAGTTTTGTACAGCGCTTAAATCAAGTTTCCATTGCGACAGAAAATAGTTATGGCCCCGAAAGCGACCTGCATCAACACCATTTCGCGTAAAAAACTGCAACTGCAAACTTGCGCCATTAGCACGCTGCTGTGCGATCAAGACATCAATGGAATACGTTTGTAAATCAAATGATTGGGTTACGTAATAATTATCTAAATTGACGGCATCGTGCGTATTTTCGTTGATACGTTTTTCATAACCAAGGCTCCACAACAGTTCGTAAGAACGCGGGCGAAATCGCCCTTGAAAATATAAACCGCGGTAGCGGTCGTATTGCCTTAAGGTCGCCGTATCCAGTCGTTGGATCGTTCCGTAACCGTAGTTGCTGACGTAATGCGATTTCGAATAGGCACTCCCCTCGCTGGCGCTTGACTTTTTGTATGACAGATCTGTCTGTCCGCTACCTCGTCCATAAATAGGCTGTAAGGATAACAAATACCGACCAAACGCATAAGATACCGCCGGTTTAAAAATCCAGGTCATGCTATACAGATCCATACGTGGATCCACAGAACGTGTGGCCCAATGATGGGTGTAATCAAGCGCAGCATTTACAGACCAATGCTTAGCAACTTGTTGCCCAATGTGCGCATTAGCGCGATAGGTTTGCCGTTCAAACTGACCTGCTTTTTCTACAAAATAATAGCTGGGCATACTGTTGTCTTCCAATCCAGCCAAAAAATAGGATAAACTATCTTCCCAGGATTTTTGATAACTGAACATGCCTGAAACAACCGTTTTTTTGCCAAGATAATTTATACCGCGCGTTTCCAGCGTCGCGTCCGAACGGGACTGCGCGACCTGGCTGTTACGAAAATTACGTTCATCGACTTGAAACGATAAGGTGGCCTCACCAAACTTTTGACCGAGACTATCCTGCATTAAACTAGCGTTGCGAAATAAAAAGTCAATCCGCTGAGAAGCGCTGAAATTATTCGAAAGACTATCCGATCGGAAAGGTTGTTGCCCGCATACGAAAAGACTGCAGAACACAAACCACGTAAGTAAAATATACCGCATAAACGATGATTAATGTATGGAGAAACCTTGATCAGTTTCTCCATACTGCTCAGATTAATCAATAAAAGAGGTTGCAGATTTGGACGGATCAGCCTTTGGCAAATAACCAAAATCTTCACTTGAATTATTAGTGTCTTTTAAAATACGACGACCGTTGACCGTTTTCAAGGTTTTGCGGACTAACGACTGGCTGGAATACCGTCCTGCAGGTACATGCGTACGCACGGCATCCAGAACGGTCGGCAAGCGTTTTGGCACACGTGAACTTTCTACCGGATTTTGCACCTCTACAGCATCTTCAATATAGCTCACCGGAATCTGTTTAAACTTGTTGGTCGTAGCCGTAATTTCGCGCACAGTTGGTAACGCGAAATTGGGCAACTCTGTCACCTTCGTTAGTTGCTGATCTGCTTTAAAAAGAAAATACGCATCGCGCCCGTTAGCATCCAGCACCATGTCATTTCCCGACACAAAATAAACGACTTCGACGTTGGGAACATTTACATTGTCGATATCATATTTATATGGCGTTCCGTCTAGATAATCTGCCAAATACGTTTCAAAGTCAGCACCCGATAAGTTGACGGTCAAGGTAGGATCGGTGATAGACTGGTTTACACCATCAGCCAGTGCATACGAACCGGAGTGATCTACGGCATTTGCAGCGATGATAATACTTGATCCGGGCTGTACCGGATATTTTTTTCCGGTGCCATCACTCGGTATCATAAAAATACTGTTCGCATAAATATAGTCGTTGTTGGCATTCAACCCTGCGCCAACAGCGATCTCCAATGATTTGCTCCAATCGTATTGAAAATTACTCAACACATAATCGTTCGTTGCATTACTGTTTTTACCTTCAGCCTGACCAAAAAACAAGCTATCAGCATACATCAGTTCATTGGAATTGTTGTAAATCTCAAAAAACACATCCCGAAAAGCCGCACCTCTTGTTACGTGTGAGCCTACGTAATAAATCTGTTTGAACAACCATCCACCGACACGCCCGATAACCAAGTCAATACTTGATTCGGTATCGGCCTGCAATTCTACACGCTCCATAGCGCCGTTGAATGTCACATCTTCTTCGGTGTAAATCCCGGTTATAGCGGTGTAACTGGCCGCCGTAACGAGTAAGGAAACGCTCACATCATAACTTCCCGGTGTTAAGCTTTCAAACACGGCAGTTCCATCTACACCGGCAGCCGCCTCATAGCTATTTGTTGTGGATCGGTTCGTAATCCGTATCGAAGCTTTTTCGGTCGGAAAAGTAAATTCTCCTTCGCTAGCCTGCACCGCCAGTCGGAAGGAAACGGGTTGCACCCGCATATCGTCATCTTTTTTACAGCCAACCAACATGGCCAGCAGCGTCATCATCAGCAATAGAAATCTAGTATTCATATGTATTAAAATTTAAGTGTTGTTCCGATAGTTATGCTTGGTTTCCTATTGGGTGCGAAAACGGATTCGGTTCCGTTATTAAGCTGTATCCGCTTATACGGGCGTATATCAAAAAGGTTATACGAACGCATGTTGATCCGGATGTTTTTGCCGATTTCTTTTTCCAAACCCATATTGATTGTTCCATAGACAAAGGGCACTCTTTCTGCACGCGTATCACTCGATTCGCGCACCAATTGGCGGTATACTTCGTTAGATAAACCAAAATCTTCCATGCGGTAATAGTTGACATGATCGTCCAAAATGGCGATGGGATTAGAACTGCTCACAATCTGATCGCGGTCAAAAATGTTGAGGTCTAACGAAAAATTAACCACAAATCCGACGCTGGGAATATGCGTCACGGTA
Coding sequences within it:
- a CDS encoding outer membrane protein — translated: MKNILYTSVLILCFCGAAKAQEYGFKKGDFLIEGSFRASSDEGGMQNYDKVVSLSFNPQIGYFLSDKWAVGLMGGYGKQTYESKPTATSVSLGQEFFTLGAFGRYYFLDLGSRFKIFTGLESTYQKLDVLKDENFPYTGGYDQKQFGANAGIGANFFITKNLSIAYTFTHVLGFTTYKINSENSGTSFYLNANNFGNIFNTGSFSLGFRF
- a CDS encoding cytochrome-c peroxidase; its protein translation is MRKGVVFILIAGTILLSSFFYRQEEHWRELYGRPVAEWPKPTIDSGVAWAEFKALPKVDSNYFKIMESPQVVLGKLLFFDPILSGSNQISCSSCHNPQTSWADKLTVPVGNDHLEGTRNTPSLLNVYARTTLFWDGRANSLEEQALSPIEAHHEMNMNLTQLVPKLKAIAGYRDLFAAAYGDSTFSMPEIMQALAAFQRTLASRRSRFDEFLDGNYNALSDNELHGLHLFRTKARCMNCHHGQFFTDEGFHNIGLTYYKRKYQDLGRYQVTQEAEDVGKFRTPSLRDVMNTDPWMHNGLFWNMTGLLNMYNSGMQMNSATAEQKAADPLYPITDPLMRKLNLTKAEIQDLEAFLHSITATKYRMHRPEKLPR
- a CDS encoding DUF6850 family outer membrane beta-barrel protein; the protein is MRYILLTWFVFCSLFVCGQQPFRSDSLSNNFSASQRIDFLFRNASLMQDSLGQKFGEATLSFQVDERNFRNSQVAQSRSDATLETRGINYLGKKTVVSGMFSYQKSWEDSLSYFLAGLEDNSMPSYYFVEKAGQFERQTYRANAHIGQQVAKHWSVNAALDYTHHWATRSVDPRMDLYSMTWIFKPAVSYAFGRYLLSLQPIYGRGSGQTDLSYKKSSASEGSAYSKSHYVSNYGYGTIQRLDTATLRQYDRYRGLYFQGRFRPRSYELLWSLGYEKRINENTHDAVNLDNYYVTQSFDLQTYSIDVLIAQQRANGASLQLQFFTRNGVDAGRFRGHNYFLSQWKLDLSAVQNFQEQSAWPIALGLNVNAAYDERDDAASSHYAERQWLTFALPFSVTRIWNRRERLRLQLNPSLRLPLRNSLVIPATQINSFSLGIAYPEYYYYAVKSMSIASRLTFLTSKLWTKSPLGFFVEANVTKPFRYRGDIFPGTTLYSGNNFQAKAGLSFYL
- a CDS encoding DUF4876 domain-containing protein, whose translation is MNTRFLLLMMTLLAMLVGCKKDDDMRVQPVSFRLAVQASEGEFTFPTEKASIRITNRSTTNSYEAAAGVDGTAVFESLTPGSYDVSVSLLVTAASYTAITGIYTEEDVTFNGAMERVELQADTESSIDLVIGRVGGWLFKQIYYVGSHVTRGAAFRDVFFEIYNNSNELMYADSLFFGQAEGKNSNATNDYVLSNFQYDWSKSLEIAVGAGLNANNDYIYANSIFMIPSDGTGKKYPVQPGSSIIIAANAVDHSGSYALADGVNQSITDPTLTVNLSGADFETYLADYLDGTPYKYDIDNVNVPNVEVVYFVSGNDMVLDANGRDAYFLFKADQQLTKVTELPNFALPTVREITATTNKFKQIPVSYIEDAVEVQNPVESSRVPKRLPTVLDAVRTHVPAGRYSSQSLVRKTLKTVNGRRILKDTNNSSEDFGYLPKADPSKSATSFID